One Astyanax mexicanus isolate ESR-SI-001 chromosome 3, AstMex3_surface, whole genome shotgun sequence genomic region harbors:
- the LOC125799334 gene encoding coiled-coil domain-containing protein 106-like isoform X3, whose product MDTRGRKKAVSNETSEANVLPPQQSKAVSPTVLQDLQIMKMHLETEKEKNKCLQETIKHLQSDKEFLKEQLSRMTGRPSSSPSVSSVSGSSTATPKVKGKKAIGTEEESSGEIAVLSTESSTIDESSDEEMKPFSKGKKQRSAKQDDLSRTRAKTVRGVILRYKRALQAFNQGGSMKKAFQKVGVDRNTISRSSPIAELALAAPGVFQALPPWNAQVEKLSTFVDRCREATTDEIKEKIMQMKSCGELLPMSN is encoded by the exons ATGGACACGCGTGGACGGAAGAAGGCCGTTTCAAATGAAACATCTGAGGCAAATGTTCTACCACCACAGCAGAGTAAAGCAG TATCGCCAACCGTCTTGCAAGACTTGCAGATCATGAAGATGCATCTtgaaactgaaaaagaaaaaaataaatgtcttcAGGAAACAATAAAACATCTTCAATCTGACAAGGAATTCCTTAAGGAGCAGCTTTCACGAATGACAGGTAGACCATCGTCAAGCCCTTCAGTGTCCAGTGTTTCAGGATCATCTACAGCCACTCCCAAAGTAAAAG GAAAGAAGGCTATTGGAACAGAGGAAGAGTCAAGTGGTGAGATAGCAG TTCTCTCCACAGAATCATCAACTATCGATGAATCATCTGATGAGGAGATGAAGCCTTTTTCGAAGGGGAAGAAACAAAGATCAGCAAAGCAAGATGACCTGAGTCGCACTCGAG CGAAAACTGTTCGTGGAGTAATCCTGCGTTACAAGCGTGCCCTACAAGCCTTTAACCAGGGTGGGTCGATGAAGAAGGCTTTCCAAAAAGTGGGAGTGGACCGCAACACCATATCCAGGTCATCACCGATTGCTGAGCTTGCTCTAGCGGCACCTGGTGTCTTTCAGGCTCTCCCCCCCTGGAATGCCCAAGTGGAGAAGTTGTCAACATTTGTGGACAGGTGTCGAGAGGCAACGACTGATGAAATCAAGGAAAAAATCATGCAAATGAAATCATGTGGAGAACTGTTACCCATGAGCAACTGA
- the LOC125799334 gene encoding coiled-coil domain-containing protein 106-like isoform X2 produces MQTLSTDKLQMDTRGRKKAVSNETSEANVLPPQQSKAVSPTVLQDLQIMKMHLETEKEKNKCLQETIKHLQSDKEFLKEQLSRMTGRPSSSPSVSSVSGSSTATPKVKGKKAIGTEEESSGEIAESSTIDESSDEEMKPFSKGKKQRSAKQDDLSRTRAKTVRGVILRYKRALQAFNQGGSMKKAFQKVGVDRNTISRSSPIAELALAAPGVFQALPPWNAQVEKLSTFVDRCREATTDEIKEKIMQMKSCGELLPMSN; encoded by the exons ATGCAGACCTTGAGCACAGACAAATTACAG ATGGACACGCGTGGACGGAAGAAGGCCGTTTCAAATGAAACATCTGAGGCAAATGTTCTACCACCACAGCAGAGTAAAGCAG TATCGCCAACCGTCTTGCAAGACTTGCAGATCATGAAGATGCATCTtgaaactgaaaaagaaaaaaataaatgtcttcAGGAAACAATAAAACATCTTCAATCTGACAAGGAATTCCTTAAGGAGCAGCTTTCACGAATGACAGGTAGACCATCGTCAAGCCCTTCAGTGTCCAGTGTTTCAGGATCATCTACAGCCACTCCCAAAGTAAAAG GAAAGAAGGCTATTGGAACAGAGGAAGAGTCAAGTGGTGAGATAGCAG AATCATCAACTATCGATGAATCATCTGATGAGGAGATGAAGCCTTTTTCGAAGGGGAAGAAACAAAGATCAGCAAAGCAAGATGACCTGAGTCGCACTCGAG CGAAAACTGTTCGTGGAGTAATCCTGCGTTACAAGCGTGCCCTACAAGCCTTTAACCAGGGTGGGTCGATGAAGAAGGCTTTCCAAAAAGTGGGAGTGGACCGCAACACCATATCCAGGTCATCACCGATTGCTGAGCTTGCTCTAGCGGCACCTGGTGTCTTTCAGGCTCTCCCCCCCTGGAATGCCCAAGTGGAGAAGTTGTCAACATTTGTGGACAGGTGTCGAGAGGCAACGACTGATGAAATCAAGGAAAAAATCATGCAAATGAAATCATGTGGAGAACTGTTACCCATGAGCAACTGA
- the LOC125799334 gene encoding coiled-coil domain-containing protein 106-like isoform X1 — protein MQTLSTDKLQMDTRGRKKAVSNETSEANVLPPQQSKAVSPTVLQDLQIMKMHLETEKEKNKCLQETIKHLQSDKEFLKEQLSRMTGRPSSSPSVSSVSGSSTATPKVKGKKAIGTEEESSGEIAVLSTESSTIDESSDEEMKPFSKGKKQRSAKQDDLSRTRAKTVRGVILRYKRALQAFNQGGSMKKAFQKVGVDRNTISRSSPIAELALAAPGVFQALPPWNAQVEKLSTFVDRCREATTDEIKEKIMQMKSCGELLPMSN, from the exons ATGCAGACCTTGAGCACAGACAAATTACAG ATGGACACGCGTGGACGGAAGAAGGCCGTTTCAAATGAAACATCTGAGGCAAATGTTCTACCACCACAGCAGAGTAAAGCAG TATCGCCAACCGTCTTGCAAGACTTGCAGATCATGAAGATGCATCTtgaaactgaaaaagaaaaaaataaatgtcttcAGGAAACAATAAAACATCTTCAATCTGACAAGGAATTCCTTAAGGAGCAGCTTTCACGAATGACAGGTAGACCATCGTCAAGCCCTTCAGTGTCCAGTGTTTCAGGATCATCTACAGCCACTCCCAAAGTAAAAG GAAAGAAGGCTATTGGAACAGAGGAAGAGTCAAGTGGTGAGATAGCAG TTCTCTCCACAGAATCATCAACTATCGATGAATCATCTGATGAGGAGATGAAGCCTTTTTCGAAGGGGAAGAAACAAAGATCAGCAAAGCAAGATGACCTGAGTCGCACTCGAG CGAAAACTGTTCGTGGAGTAATCCTGCGTTACAAGCGTGCCCTACAAGCCTTTAACCAGGGTGGGTCGATGAAGAAGGCTTTCCAAAAAGTGGGAGTGGACCGCAACACCATATCCAGGTCATCACCGATTGCTGAGCTTGCTCTAGCGGCACCTGGTGTCTTTCAGGCTCTCCCCCCCTGGAATGCCCAAGTGGAGAAGTTGTCAACATTTGTGGACAGGTGTCGAGAGGCAACGACTGATGAAATCAAGGAAAAAATCATGCAAATGAAATCATGTGGAGAACTGTTACCCATGAGCAACTGA
- the LOC125780416 gene encoding uncharacterized protein LOC125780416 isoform X3, whose product MTLIQREILGLLRGRDNLRNRCKIVRWMQKKIILPRAMKCNSCKKKMKLHKRFQGDGYQWCCTRNAHHHTDITASVRKGSMFFRSRLSLRQHLEFIYRFSQGLRQRQMDLIEDGIAGSSRTLTKMTSALRKVCISAMTKLRQRGGMRVGGPHHFVMIDESKFSHKRKVLECPT is encoded by the exons ATGACATTAATTCAAAGAGAAATTCTTGGATTATTAAGAGGCAGGGATAATCTTCGAAACAGATGTAAGATTGTGCGAtggatgcagaaaaaaataattctgccCAGAGCAATGAAATGCAACTCATGCAAGAAAAAAATGAAGTTACACAAACGGTTCCAAGGAGATGGATATCAGTG GTGTTGCACAAGGAATGCACATCACCATACAGACATTACGGCTTCTGTCCGGAAGGGGTCTATGTTTTTTCGCTCCCGTTTATCTCTGCGACAACACTTAGAGTTCATCTATAG ATTTTCTCAGGGCctgagacagagacagatggaCCTTATTGAGGATGGGATAGCTGGCAGTAGCAGAACTCTGACCAAAATGACATCAGCTTTGAGAAAA GTCTGCATTTCAGCGATGACAAAACTTCGACAGCGTGGAGGGATGCGTGTTGGGGGCCCACACCACTTTGTGATGATAGATGAGAGTAAATTCTCACACAAAAGAAAG GTCCTGGAGTGTCCTACCTag
- the LOC125780416 gene encoding uncharacterized protein LOC125780416 isoform X1, with protein MTLIQREILGLLRGRDNLRNRCKIVRWMQKKIILPRAMKCNSCKKKMKLHKRFQGDGYQWCCTRNAHHHTDITASVRKGSMFFRSRLSLRQHLEFIYRFSQGLRQRQMDLIEDGIAGSSRTLTKMTSALRKVCISAMTKLRQRGGMRVGGPHHFVMIDESKFSHKRKYNRGRVGSTWRRSKKWVLGILEVGVTTRKPILKIVSKRSSAQMLPVVRHYVRRGTSIITDEWRAYRGLSDLGYDHHTVCHKRHFVHPLTRAHTQHLERAWQKFKVDVWRHRANRNTKLLKQYLKIIEWEHWLAKKHKWGILGRLLHDIRKMYKSHS; from the exons ATGACATTAATTCAAAGAGAAATTCTTGGATTATTAAGAGGCAGGGATAATCTTCGAAACAGATGTAAGATTGTGCGAtggatgcagaaaaaaataattctgccCAGAGCAATGAAATGCAACTCATGCAAGAAAAAAATGAAGTTACACAAACGGTTCCAAGGAGATGGATATCAGTG GTGTTGCACAAGGAATGCACATCACCATACAGACATTACGGCTTCTGTCCGGAAGGGGTCTATGTTTTTTCGCTCCCGTTTATCTCTGCGACAACACTTAGAGTTCATCTATAG ATTTTCTCAGGGCctgagacagagacagatggaCCTTATTGAGGATGGGATAGCTGGCAGTAGCAGAACTCTGACCAAAATGACATCAGCTTTGAGAAAA GTCTGCATTTCAGCGATGACAAAACTTCGACAGCGTGGAGGGATGCGTGTTGGGGGCCCACACCACTTTGTGATGATAGATGAGAGTAAATTCTCACACAAAAGAAAG TACAATCGTGGACGTGTAGGTTCTACCTGGCGACGGAGCAAAAAGTGGGTACTAGGAATTCTTGAAGTGGGCGTTACCACCCGGAAGCCCATACTGAAAATCGTCTCCAAGAGGTCGAGTGCACAGATGCTACCTGTTGTGAGACACTATGTGAGAAGAGGCACCAGTATCATTACTGATGAGTGGCGAGCGTACAGAGGTCTTTCAGATCTTGGATATGACCACCATACTGTTTGCCACAAGAGACATTTTGTACATCCACTCACTAGGGCTCACACCCAGCACCTGGAGAGGGCTTGGCAAAAATTCAAGGTTGATGTGTGGCGACACAGAGCAAACCGAAACACAAAACTCCTGAAACAGTACCTGAAGATTATAGAATGGGAACACTGGCTCGCCAAGAAGCACAAATGGGGTATACTGGGAAGACTGCTCCATGACattagaaaaatgtataaaagccaTTCTTAA
- the LOC125780416 gene encoding uncharacterized protein LOC125780416 isoform X2 yields MDLIEDGIAGSSRTLTKMTSALRKVCISAMTKLRQRGGMRVGGPHHFVMIDESKFSHKRKYNRGRVGSTWRRSKKWVLGILEVGVTTRKPILKIVSKRSSAQMLPVVRHYVRRGTSIITDEWRAYRGLSDLGYDHHTVCHKRHFVHPLTRAHTQHLERAWQKFKVDVWRHRANRNTKLLKQYLKIIEWEHWLAKKHKWGILGRLLHDIRKMYKSHS; encoded by the exons atggaCCTTATTGAGGATGGGATAGCTGGCAGTAGCAGAACTCTGACCAAAATGACATCAGCTTTGAGAAAA GTCTGCATTTCAGCGATGACAAAACTTCGACAGCGTGGAGGGATGCGTGTTGGGGGCCCACACCACTTTGTGATGATAGATGAGAGTAAATTCTCACACAAAAGAAAG TACAATCGTGGACGTGTAGGTTCTACCTGGCGACGGAGCAAAAAGTGGGTACTAGGAATTCTTGAAGTGGGCGTTACCACCCGGAAGCCCATACTGAAAATCGTCTCCAAGAGGTCGAGTGCACAGATGCTACCTGTTGTGAGACACTATGTGAGAAGAGGCACCAGTATCATTACTGATGAGTGGCGAGCGTACAGAGGTCTTTCAGATCTTGGATATGACCACCATACTGTTTGCCACAAGAGACATTTTGTACATCCACTCACTAGGGCTCACACCCAGCACCTGGAGAGGGCTTGGCAAAAATTCAAGGTTGATGTGTGGCGACACAGAGCAAACCGAAACACAAAACTCCTGAAACAGTACCTGAAGATTATAGAATGGGAACACTGGCTCGCCAAGAAGCACAAATGGGGTATACTGGGAAGACTGCTCCATGACattagaaaaatgtataaaagccaTTCTTAA